A region of Mycolicibacterium brumae DNA encodes the following proteins:
- the scpA gene encoding methylmalonyl-CoA mutase produces the protein MTETSAIANSVIGSFADVPRHDPVAAPDAPTPDDVAELVAAAAAAGGYSAEQLTFATPEGIDVAPIYTRADRDALAADGYPVDTLPGEPPYIRGPYPTMYVNQPWTIRQYAGFSTAAESNAFYRRNLAAGQKGLSVAFDLATHRGYDSDHPRVTGDVGMAGVAIDSILDMRQLFDGIDLGSVSVSMTMNGAVLPILALYVVAAEEQGVPPEKLAGTIQNDILKEFMVRNTYIYPPEPSMRIIADIFSYTSAKMPKFNSISISGYHIQEAGATADLELAYTLADGVEYIKAGLASGLDIDKFAPRLSFFWGIGMNFFMEVAKLRAGRLLWSELVSQFDPKNPKSLSLRTHSQTSGWSLTAQDVFNNVARTCVEAMAATQGHTQSLHTNALDEALALPTDFSARIARNTQLLLQQESGTTRPIDPWGGSYYLEWLTAQLVSRSRAHIEEVTAHGGMAEAIALGIPKMRIEEAAARTQARIDSGAQTLIGVNKYQLNEEEHIEVLKVDNSKVRGEQLAKLDRLRAERDEDATQAALAELTRAAAESGPAGEDGLGNNLLALAINAARAKATGGEISDALEKVFGRYQAEIRTISGVYRDEAGRDGGADKLTAVTELVEQFAEADGRRPRILVAKMGQDGHDRGQKVIATAFADLGFDVDVGPLFATPDEVARQAADNDVHIVGVSSLAAGHLTLVPALRDALAEVGRPDIMIVVGGVIPPGDFDALYRDGATAIFPPGTVIATAAGDLLHKLAAQLGYQLPG, from the coding sequence ATGACCGAGACCTCCGCCATCGCCAACTCTGTCATCGGCAGTTTCGCCGACGTGCCGCGCCATGACCCCGTCGCCGCGCCGGACGCGCCGACCCCTGACGACGTCGCCGAACTCGTCGCCGCCGCCGCGGCGGCGGGCGGCTACAGCGCCGAGCAGCTCACCTTCGCGACCCCCGAGGGCATCGATGTCGCGCCGATCTACACCCGCGCCGACCGCGACGCCCTGGCCGCCGACGGCTACCCGGTCGACACCCTCCCGGGCGAGCCGCCCTATATCCGCGGTCCGTACCCGACGATGTACGTCAATCAGCCCTGGACCATCCGCCAGTACGCCGGCTTCTCCACCGCCGCGGAGTCCAACGCGTTCTACCGCCGCAACCTGGCCGCCGGGCAGAAGGGCCTGTCGGTGGCCTTCGACCTGGCCACCCACCGCGGGTACGACTCCGACCATCCCCGGGTCACCGGCGACGTCGGCATGGCCGGGGTGGCCATCGACTCCATCCTGGACATGCGTCAACTGTTCGACGGGATCGACCTGGGCTCGGTCAGCGTCTCGATGACCATGAACGGCGCGGTGCTGCCGATCCTCGCCCTGTACGTGGTCGCCGCCGAGGAGCAGGGGGTGCCGCCGGAGAAACTGGCCGGGACCATCCAGAACGACATCCTCAAAGAGTTCATGGTCCGCAACACCTACATCTACCCGCCGGAACCGTCGATGCGGATCATCGCCGACATCTTCTCCTACACCAGCGCCAAGATGCCGAAGTTCAACTCCATCTCCATCTCCGGCTACCACATCCAAGAGGCCGGGGCGACAGCCGATTTGGAGCTCGCCTACACCCTGGCCGACGGCGTCGAGTACATCAAGGCCGGCCTGGCTTCGGGGCTGGACATCGACAAGTTCGCGCCCCGGCTGAGCTTCTTCTGGGGCATCGGGATGAACTTCTTCATGGAGGTCGCCAAACTGCGCGCCGGCCGGCTGCTGTGGAGCGAACTCGTCTCCCAGTTCGACCCGAAGAACCCCAAATCCCTTTCGCTGCGCACCCATTCGCAGACCTCCGGCTGGTCGCTGACCGCCCAGGACGTGTTCAACAACGTCGCCCGGACCTGTGTGGAGGCGATGGCGGCGACCCAGGGCCACACCCAGTCGCTGCACACCAACGCCCTCGACGAGGCGCTGGCGCTGCCCACCGACTTCTCCGCGCGGATCGCCCGCAACACCCAGCTGCTGTTGCAGCAGGAGTCCGGAACGACCCGGCCGATCGACCCGTGGGGCGGGTCCTACTACCTGGAATGGCTGACCGCGCAACTGGTTTCGCGGTCCCGAGCGCACATCGAAGAGGTCACCGCGCACGGCGGTATGGCCGAGGCGATCGCGTTGGGCATCCCGAAGATGCGCATCGAGGAAGCGGCCGCCCGCACCCAGGCGCGTATCGACTCCGGCGCCCAGACCCTGATCGGCGTCAACAAGTACCAGCTCAACGAAGAGGAGCACATCGAGGTCCTCAAGGTCGACAACTCCAAGGTGCGTGGTGAGCAGCTGGCCAAACTCGACCGGCTGCGCGCTGAACGCGACGAGGACGCCACCCAGGCCGCGTTGGCCGAACTGACCCGCGCCGCGGCGGAGTCCGGACCGGCCGGGGAGGACGGCCTCGGCAACAACCTGCTGGCCCTGGCCATCAACGCCGCCCGCGCCAAGGCCACTGGTGGGGAGATCTCCGACGCGCTGGAGAAGGTGTTCGGGCGCTACCAGGCCGAAATCCGTACCATCTCCGGGGTGTACCGCGATGAGGCGGGCCGCGACGGCGGGGCCGACAAACTGACCGCCGTCACCGAGCTGGTCGAGCAGTTCGCCGAGGCGGACGGCCGCCGGCCGCGCATCCTGGTGGCCAAGATGGGCCAGGACGGTCACGACCGCGGCCAGAAGGTCATCGCGACGGCGTTCGCCGACCTCGGCTTCGACGTCGACGTCGGCCCGCTGTTCGCCACCCCCGATGAGGTCGCTCGGCAGGCCGCCGACAACGACGTGCACATCGTCGGGGTGTCCTCGCTGGCCGCCGGCCACCTCACCCTGGTGCCGGCGCTACGCGACGCGCTGGCCGAGGTGGGCCGCCCGGACATCATGATCGTCGTCGGCGGCGTCATCCCGCCCGGAGACTTCGACGCGCTCTACCGTGACGGGGCCACCGCCATCTTCCCGCCGGGCACGGTCATCGCCACCGCTGCCGGAGATCTGCTCCACAAACTGGCCGCCCAACTCGGCTACCAGCTGCCCGGCTGA
- the mutA gene encoding methylmalonyl-CoA mutase small subunit, translating to MTSVQRDNDELEQARQRWRAGVAKVLARGSGKEPSEFGAAPEERLNTATYEGVAIHPLYTALDERPELPLPGAWPYTRGADAGRDVLAGWKVADVYPVPGQEPAAAVDLAAANATVLAELGLGISALVLRVGDDGVTGADLDRLLEGVFIELAPVRLQPGESFGRHYAGAAEALAALAAGVQPEYRGNVAIDLGADPLTAALTGAQSPCLDEVVAVASAAPDGVRAITIDGAGLHDRGADAGWELAAAIAAAVDTLRALTAAGLSTPDALGQISFRIAVNDDQFAGIAKLRALRQLWARVAQVLDAPEAGAARIHAVGSLAMMSQRDPWVNMLRSTLAGFAAGLGGADTVQLRPFDAAIVGGMPGQNPSFARRIARNTQLLLLEESHLGRVLDPAAGSWFVEELTEQFAEVAWERFRDIEDRGGFLAAVDHIAEHIDAVAARREADIAHRRTSLTGVNEFPNLIEAPLPNTGEPPGVSRYAAGFEALRDRSDAFLADQGSRPTVLLLPLGPLSEHNIRATFATNLLASGGIEAINLGQVEALGVAEVVSQAREDGLAGDIAVICGADKRYAVEAAEVVAAAHDAGIAQVFLAGPERAVADAEVKPDGYLTMKIDAVEALSAMLTRLGA from the coding sequence GTGACTTCGGTACAGCGCGACAACGACGAGCTGGAGCAGGCGCGCCAACGCTGGCGAGCCGGGGTGGCCAAGGTGCTGGCCCGAGGCTCCGGCAAGGAGCCCAGCGAGTTCGGCGCGGCCCCCGAGGAACGGTTGAACACCGCCACCTACGAGGGGGTGGCCATCCACCCGCTGTACACCGCCCTCGACGAGCGTCCCGAGCTGCCGCTGCCCGGCGCCTGGCCCTACACCCGCGGAGCCGACGCCGGCCGGGACGTGCTGGCCGGCTGGAAGGTCGCCGACGTCTACCCGGTCCCCGGGCAAGAACCCGCGGCCGCAGTCGACCTGGCCGCGGCCAATGCCACCGTGCTCGCCGAACTGGGGCTCGGGATCAGCGCCTTGGTGCTGCGCGTCGGCGACGACGGGGTGACCGGCGCCGATCTGGACCGGCTGCTGGAGGGCGTGTTCATCGAACTGGCGCCGGTGCGGCTGCAACCGGGGGAGTCCTTCGGCAGGCACTACGCCGGCGCCGCCGAGGCGCTCGCGGCGCTGGCCGCCGGCGTCCAACCCGAGTACCGGGGGAACGTGGCCATCGACCTGGGCGCCGACCCGCTGACCGCGGCGCTCACCGGCGCGCAGAGCCCCTGTTTGGACGAGGTCGTCGCGGTGGCGAGCGCGGCGCCCGACGGTGTCCGCGCGATCACCATCGACGGGGCCGGCCTGCACGACCGCGGCGCCGACGCCGGTTGGGAGCTCGCCGCCGCGATCGCCGCCGCCGTGGACACCCTGCGTGCGCTGACCGCCGCCGGGCTGTCGACCCCGGATGCGTTGGGGCAGATCAGTTTCCGCATCGCCGTCAATGACGACCAGTTCGCCGGGATCGCCAAACTGCGCGCGCTGCGCCAACTGTGGGCCCGCGTCGCCCAGGTGCTCGACGCCCCCGAAGCCGGCGCCGCCCGGATCCACGCCGTCGGCTCGCTGGCCATGATGAGCCAGCGCGACCCGTGGGTGAACATGCTGCGCTCCACCCTCGCCGGTTTCGCCGCCGGGCTCGGCGGCGCGGACACCGTGCAGCTGCGCCCGTTCGACGCCGCCATCGTCGGCGGCATGCCTGGCCAAAACCCCAGCTTCGCCCGCCGCATCGCCCGCAACACCCAGCTGCTGCTGCTGGAGGAATCGCACCTGGGCCGGGTGCTCGACCCGGCCGCGGGCTCCTGGTTCGTCGAGGAACTCACCGAACAGTTCGCCGAGGTCGCCTGGGAACGCTTCCGCGACATCGAAGACCGCGGCGGCTTCCTCGCCGCCGTCGACCACATCGCCGAGCATATCGACGCCGTCGCCGCCCGCCGCGAAGCCGATATCGCGCACCGGCGCACCTCGCTCACCGGGGTCAACGAGTTCCCCAACCTGATCGAGGCTCCGTTGCCGAACACCGGCGAGCCGCCCGGAGTGTCCCGCTACGCCGCCGGTTTCGAGGCGCTGCGCGACCGATCGGACGCGTTCCTGGCCGACCAGGGGTCGCGCCCCACCGTGCTGCTGCTGCCGCTGGGCCCGCTGTCCGAACACAACATCCGCGCCACCTTCGCGACCAATCTGCTGGCCTCCGGCGGCATCGAGGCGATCAACCTGGGTCAGGTGGAAGCCCTCGGCGTGGCCGAGGTGGTCTCGCAGGCCCGCGAGGACGGCCTGGCCGGGGACATCGCGGTCATCTGCGGCGCCGACAAGCGATACGCGGTCGAGGCCGCCGAGGTCGTCGCCGCAGCGCACGACGCCGGAATCGCCCAGGTGTTCCTGGCCGGCCCGGAGCGCGCCGTCGCCGACGCCGAGGTGAAACCCGACGGCTACCTGACCATGAAAATCGATGCGGTCGAAGCGCTTTCGGCCATGCTGACCCGATTGGGGGCGTGA
- a CDS encoding TVP38/TMEM64 family protein, whose product MTGTPTTPRRFAALLRTVIPTLRSVISGVPPRRVVFTSIVLVALVAVVLLAPMPSAVQVRDWAQSAGPWLPLVFLGTHALVTIFPFPRTAFTLSAGLLFGSALGVGVAVTAATISAVAALLLVRAFGWRIEGPRVDSINNHLSRRGWPAVLSLRLIPAVPFSVINYAAGASSVRVVPYTLATVFGLLPGTAAVVVLGDALTGTVSPLLLLVSACTASVGIAGLVYEWRVHHRHHLAQLSHDETAAGEVDAPAS is encoded by the coding sequence GTGACCGGCACACCGACGACACCGCGGCGATTCGCCGCGTTGCTGCGCACGGTGATCCCCACCCTCCGATCGGTGATCTCCGGGGTGCCGCCGCGCCGGGTGGTGTTCACCTCCATCGTGCTGGTGGCGTTGGTGGCCGTGGTGCTGCTGGCGCCGATGCCCAGCGCGGTGCAAGTCCGCGACTGGGCGCAATCAGCCGGGCCGTGGTTGCCGCTGGTCTTCCTCGGCACGCACGCGCTGGTCACCATCTTCCCGTTCCCCCGCACCGCATTCACACTGTCGGCCGGGCTGCTGTTCGGCTCCGCGCTGGGCGTCGGGGTGGCGGTGACCGCCGCGACGATCAGCGCGGTCGCGGCGCTGCTATTGGTGCGGGCGTTCGGCTGGCGGATCGAAGGCCCGCGGGTGGACTCGATCAACAATCATCTGAGCCGGCGTGGCTGGCCCGCGGTGCTGTCCTTGCGGCTGATCCCGGCGGTGCCGTTCTCGGTGATCAACTACGCCGCGGGCGCGTCCTCGGTGCGGGTTGTCCCCTACACGCTGGCCACGGTGTTCGGGCTGCTGCCCGGGACTGCGGCGGTGGTGGTGCTCGGCGACGCCCTCACCGGAACCGTCTCTCCGCTGCTGCTGTTGGTCTCGGCGTGCACGGCGAGTGTCGGGATCGCCGGCCTGGTCTACGAGTGGCGGGTGCACCACCGGCACCACCTGGCGCAATTGTCACATGACGAGACTGCCGCGGGTGAGGTCGACGCCCCTGCGAGTTAG
- a CDS encoding DoxX family protein, whose amino-acid sequence MSALTSNKTYAALAGFQAFDAVICAIPAPQITKALDAVNCPQEVRPVLPVVKGLSVIGLLAVYRFPALARLTTFMLTIYFVLAVGSHIKAKDYSPGLGASSSLLALFAAMTALGPEAEETS is encoded by the coding sequence ATGTCGGCACTGACCTCGAACAAAACCTATGCCGCACTCGCTGGCTTCCAGGCCTTCGACGCGGTGATCTGCGCCATCCCGGCGCCGCAGATCACCAAGGCCCTCGACGCGGTGAACTGCCCGCAGGAAGTCCGCCCGGTGCTGCCGGTGGTCAAGGGACTCTCCGTGATCGGCCTGCTGGCGGTCTACCGTTTCCCGGCCCTGGCGCGGCTGACGACGTTCATGCTGACCATTTACTTCGTCCTCGCGGTCGGGTCGCACATCAAGGCCAAGGACTACAGCCCGGGCCTCGGCGCGTCATCGTCGTTGCTGGCGCTGTTCGCGGCGATGACGGCGCTGGGCCCGGAGGCCGAGGAGACTTCGTAG
- a CDS encoding SPFH domain-containing protein has protein sequence MDGAFAALILLLGLIALGVVVVAKSVALIPQAEAAVIERLGRYSRTVSGQLTLLVPFIDRIRARVDLRERVVSFPPQPVITEDNLTLNIDTVVYFQVTNPQAAVYAISNYIVGVEQLATTTLRNVVGGMTLEQTLTSRDQINGQLRGVLDEATGKWGLRVARVELRSIDPPPSIQESMEKQMKADREKRAMILTAEGVRESSIKQAEGQKQSQILAAEGAKQSAILAAEAERQSRILRAQGERAAQYLKAQGEAKAIEKTFKAIKASRPTPELLAYQYLQTLPEMAKGEANKVWVVPSDFGTALQGMTKLLGAPGDDGIYRYTPSPVDPADTAPDDDEDVADWFETQTDPAIARAVAKAEAEARTPSPVLGAAPRPTPPPAYQQPIQIPPSGPQSPPSGSQFPQSPPSGPRHGS, from the coding sequence ATGGACGGTGCGTTCGCCGCCCTGATCCTGCTGCTGGGGCTGATCGCCCTGGGCGTGGTCGTCGTCGCGAAGTCTGTCGCGCTCATCCCGCAGGCCGAAGCCGCGGTCATCGAGCGGCTCGGCCGCTACAGCCGCACCGTCAGCGGCCAGCTGACCCTGCTGGTGCCGTTCATCGACCGGATCCGGGCCCGAGTGGACCTGCGCGAGCGGGTGGTGTCCTTCCCGCCGCAGCCGGTGATCACCGAGGACAACCTGACCCTGAACATCGACACGGTGGTGTACTTCCAGGTCACCAACCCCCAGGCCGCGGTCTACGCGATCAGCAACTACATCGTCGGCGTCGAGCAGCTGGCCACCACCACGCTGCGCAACGTGGTCGGCGGCATGACCCTGGAGCAGACGCTGACCTCCCGCGACCAGATCAACGGCCAGCTGCGCGGCGTGCTCGACGAAGCCACCGGCAAGTGGGGCCTGCGGGTCGCGCGGGTGGAGCTGCGCTCCATCGACCCGCCGCCGTCCATCCAGGAATCGATGGAAAAGCAGATGAAGGCCGACCGCGAGAAGCGGGCGATGATCCTCACCGCCGAAGGTGTGCGGGAGTCGTCGATCAAGCAGGCCGAGGGCCAGAAGCAGTCTCAGATCCTGGCAGCCGAGGGCGCCAAGCAGTCGGCGATTCTGGCGGCCGAGGCCGAGCGGCAGTCCCGCATCCTGCGCGCCCAGGGCGAGCGCGCTGCCCAGTACCTCAAGGCCCAGGGTGAGGCGAAGGCGATCGAGAAGACCTTCAAGGCCATCAAGGCGTCCCGCCCGACGCCGGAGCTGCTGGCATACCAGTATCTGCAGACCCTGCCGGAGATGGCCAAGGGCGAAGCCAACAAGGTGTGGGTGGTGCCGAGTGACTTCGGCACCGCGCTGCAGGGCATGACCAAGCTGCTCGGCGCGCCCGGCGACGACGGCATCTACCGCTACACCCCGTCGCCGGTCGACCCGGCCGACACCGCGCCCGATGACGACGAGGATGTCGCCGACTGGTTCGAGACCCAGACCGACCCGGCGATCGCCCGCGCGGTGGCCAAAGCCGAAGCGGAGGCCCGTACTCCGTCGCCGGTGCTCGGCGCGGCGCCGCGGCCGACGCCGCCGCCGGCCTATCAGCAGCCGATCCAGATTCCGCCGTCGGGCCCGCAGTCGCCCCCGTCCGGATCGCAGTTTCCGCAGTCGCCCCCGTCCGGTCCTCGGCACGGGTCCTAG
- a CDS encoding NfeD family protein, producing MPIAVIWLVAALALAGAEVLTGDLFLLMLAGGALAAAGTSAVLDWPIWADGLVFAVVSVLLLATVRPSLRRRMESEPWPQTGIEALEGASALVLEQVSRSGGRVKLDGEIWSARPLNEYEIYEPGRHVTVISIDGATAVVGSTR from the coding sequence ATGCCGATCGCAGTGATCTGGCTCGTCGCCGCATTGGCGCTGGCCGGGGCCGAGGTGCTCACCGGAGACCTGTTTCTGCTGATGCTCGCCGGTGGGGCACTGGCCGCCGCCGGAACCAGCGCGGTGCTCGACTGGCCGATCTGGGCCGACGGCCTGGTGTTCGCCGTGGTGTCGGTGCTGCTGCTGGCCACCGTGCGCCCGTCGCTGCGCCGCCGGATGGAGTCCGAACCGTGGCCGCAGACCGGGATCGAGGCGCTCGAGGGCGCCTCGGCGCTGGTGCTGGAGCAGGTCAGCCGCTCCGGCGGCCGGGTCAAGCTCGACGGTGAGATCTGGTCGGCGCGCCCACTCAACGAGTACGAGATCTACGAACCCGGCCGGCACGTCACGGTCATCTCCATCGACGGCGCCACCGCCGTCGTGGGATCCACCCGATAG
- a CDS encoding CopG family transcriptional regulator, producing the protein MDKTTIYLPDDLKAAVKRAAQKRGVSEAEVIRESIRSTVGSERPRPRGGLYASDEALSERVDELLDGFGQR; encoded by the coding sequence GTGGATAAGACCACGATCTATCTGCCCGACGACCTGAAAGCCGCGGTCAAGCGCGCGGCACAGAAACGCGGCGTATCCGAAGCCGAAGTTATCCGTGAATCGATTCGATCAACGGTCGGCAGCGAACGGCCGCGGCCACGAGGTGGCCTTTACGCAAGCGACGAAGCCCTCTCCGAGCGCGTCGACGAGCTGCTCGACGGCTTCGGCCAGCGGTGA
- a CDS encoding PIN domain-containing protein has protein sequence MIVDTSVLLALFDSRDPHHAAASAAIDNTDELLVVSPYVVAELDYLVATRIGVEAELAVLRELSGGAWELAEFTPSDLRKAAEVVDKYRDKHIGVADASNVVLADQHQTLTIATLDRRHFDVLRPLKGGHFTVVP, from the coding sequence GTGATCGTCGACACCAGCGTATTGCTGGCTTTGTTCGACTCCAGGGATCCGCACCACGCGGCAGCCAGTGCCGCGATCGACAACACCGATGAGTTGCTGGTGGTGTCACCGTACGTCGTCGCCGAACTCGACTACCTCGTCGCCACCCGAATCGGTGTCGAGGCCGAACTGGCCGTCCTTCGGGAATTGTCCGGCGGCGCATGGGAACTCGCCGAATTCACCCCGTCAGACCTACGCAAAGCCGCCGAAGTCGTCGACAAATATCGCGACAAGCACATCGGCGTGGCGGACGCGTCAAACGTCGTACTCGCCGATCAGCATCAGACGCTCACCATTGCCACGCTAGACCGTCGCCATTTCGATGTTCTCCGACCGTTGAAAGGCGGACACTTCACGGTCGTACCTTGA
- a CDS encoding DUF4262 domain-containing protein produces MCWLCDHPDATVEDYLDILRGEIDKHGWAVQYVEDPRHAFAYTVGLHARGLAELVVTGVTAERAVMLLNGIADYCVKRVQPKPGETMTLPGGIAEFVQVRRPDVHLLNAIRIYGPEVCALQVVWADRRGHWPWCPDFDGGRGSQPVLGARVVRGDNRATRRRRSA; encoded by the coding sequence ATGTGTTGGTTATGCGATCACCCAGATGCCACTGTCGAGGACTATCTCGACATTCTGCGGGGCGAGATCGATAAGCACGGCTGGGCGGTGCAGTACGTCGAGGATCCGCGACACGCGTTCGCCTACACGGTCGGCTTGCACGCCCGCGGGCTGGCCGAACTCGTCGTCACCGGGGTCACCGCGGAGCGGGCGGTGATGCTGTTGAACGGCATCGCCGACTACTGCGTGAAGAGGGTGCAGCCCAAGCCGGGGGAGACGATGACGTTGCCCGGTGGCATCGCCGAGTTCGTTCAGGTGCGCCGGCCCGACGTGCACCTGCTGAACGCCATCCGCATTTACGGTCCGGAAGTGTGTGCGCTGCAGGTGGTTTGGGCCGACCGTCGTGGCCACTGGCCGTGGTGCCCGGACTTCGACGGCGGTCGCGGCAGCCAGCCGGTGCTCGGCGCCCGCGTGGTTCGTGGCGACAATCGCGCCACCCGCCGCCGGCGATCGGCATGA
- a CDS encoding ferrochelatase, protein MSGVAASGGAFDALLVLSFGGPEGPEQVMPFLRNVTAGRGIPDERLAEVAEHYYHFGGVSPINGINRALIAEVQAQLASAGRDLPVYFGNRNWAPYLSDTLAQMRDDGVRRAAVFATSAWGGYSGCTQYTEDITRARAAVDGAPELVKLRQFFDHPLFVESFASAVADARESLPSELRDSARLVFTAHSIPLAADSRHGPGLYSRQVSYAARLVAAAAGYAEYDQVWQSRSGPPAVPWLEPDVAEHLSSLSASGVPAVIVCPIGFVCDHIEVVWDLDNELAAQAADAGVVMARTATPGASPRFAALVLDLLDEAETGRVESRVDGVDPAPGYGVSVNGAPCDPGCCG, encoded by the coding sequence GTGAGCGGCGTCGCCGCCTCCGGCGGCGCGTTCGACGCGCTGCTGGTGCTGTCGTTCGGTGGCCCGGAGGGCCCCGAGCAGGTGATGCCGTTCCTGCGCAACGTCACCGCGGGCCGCGGCATCCCCGACGAGCGCCTGGCCGAAGTGGCTGAGCACTACTACCACTTCGGTGGGGTGTCGCCGATCAACGGCATCAACCGGGCGCTGATCGCCGAAGTTCAGGCGCAGCTGGCGTCTGCCGGGCGTGATTTGCCGGTGTACTTCGGCAACCGGAACTGGGCGCCCTACCTGAGCGACACGCTGGCGCAGATGCGCGACGACGGCGTGCGACGCGCCGCGGTGTTCGCCACCTCCGCCTGGGGCGGCTACTCCGGCTGCACCCAGTACACCGAGGACATCACCCGCGCGCGGGCGGCTGTTGATGGCGCCCCGGAGCTGGTGAAGCTGCGCCAGTTCTTCGACCATCCGCTGTTCGTGGAATCCTTCGCCTCCGCGGTGGCCGACGCCCGGGAGTCGCTGCCTTCGGAGTTGCGCGATTCCGCGCGGCTGGTGTTCACCGCGCACTCGATCCCGCTGGCCGCCGATTCCCGGCACGGCCCGGGGCTCTACAGCCGCCAGGTGAGTTACGCCGCGCGGCTGGTCGCCGCGGCCGCCGGGTACGCCGAATACGACCAGGTGTGGCAGTCCCGCTCCGGGCCGCCGGCCGTGCCGTGGCTGGAACCCGATGTGGCTGAACATCTTTCTTCGCTTTCGGCTTCGGGTGTGCCGGCCGTGATCGTCTGCCCGATCGGCTTCGTCTGCGACCACATCGAGGTGGTGTGGGACCTGGACAACGAGCTGGCCGCCCAGGCCGCCGACGCGGGTGTCGTCATGGCCCGCACCGCCACCCCGGGCGCTTCGCCGCGCTTCGCCGCGCTGGTGCTGGACCTGCTCGACGAAGCCGAAACCGGGCGCGTCGAATCCAGGGTCGACGGCGTGGACCCGGCGCCCGGCTACGGCGTCAGCGTCAACGGCGCCCCCTGCGACCCGGGCTGCTGCGGCTAG